The Cylindrospermopsis curvispora GIHE-G1 genome contains a region encoding:
- a CDS encoding DUF3611 family protein translates to MTKDSEMQSTNIRAIAQMFRLGGWISFWIQLVLGVISGIIVLLYAFFSQRPGSPTNNPGTGLGIFLAICGLIVLGAGIYLGYRYTRIGKQLDSSNPSNRPRKLESVQVIRLGVWINLGGILVTLLGAQAIVGTLVARSISPQAVTTQLLDPNRVISGLDMLVVQANTNTISAHFAGLVCSLFLLNRITR, encoded by the coding sequence ATGACGAAGGACTCGGAAATGCAATCCACTAATATAAGAGCGATCGCCCAGATGTTTCGCCTAGGAGGTTGGATTAGTTTTTGGATACAACTGGTATTAGGTGTGATATCTGGGATAATAGTATTGTTGTATGCCTTTTTTAGTCAGAGACCAGGTAGCCCTACTAACAATCCAGGAACGGGATTGGGCATATTTTTAGCCATATGTGGATTAATAGTTTTAGGCGCGGGCATTTATTTAGGTTATAGGTATACAAGAATTGGTAAACAACTGGACTCATCCAACCCTAGCAATCGTCCGCGAAAGCTAGAGAGTGTGCAGGTGATAAGACTAGGCGTGTGGATTAATCTAGGAGGGATTTTAGTGACACTATTAGGTGCCCAGGCAATTGTGGGCACATTGGTTGCCAGATCAATTTCCCCCCAAGCTGTGACAACCCAGCTATTGGATCCAAATCGAGTGATTAGTGGATTGGATATGTTAGTGGTTCAAGCGAACACTAATACAATTTCGGCTCACTTTGCAGGGCTTGTTTGTTCGCTATTCTTACTAAATCGAATCACAAGATAG
- a CDS encoding cofactor assembly of complex C subunit B, translating into MDTAIIPSTFLLTLLLVVGLFFFIRASTKDRTERAKIASEDNETILMGQLQDYFQSRAYRVVSADPEKKEVIFEGFVQPSWFLAVFLTVLAALGLACLGLVLAQLLSSQNPFFLVLVAPLSGIFYWRQSGRIEKVLIKMEFRQNEQHPSSIITVIGHRDELAELKRALQLKIVD; encoded by the coding sequence ATGGATACTGCTATCATTCCATCCACCTTTCTCCTCACCTTGTTGTTAGTTGTGGGGTTGTTTTTCTTTATTCGTGCTTCCACCAAAGATCGCACTGAACGAGCAAAAATAGCCTCTGAAGACAATGAAACCATCCTCATGGGTCAACTCCAGGACTATTTCCAATCCCGTGCTTATCGAGTGGTTTCCGCAGATCCAGAAAAAAAGGAAGTCATTTTCGAGGGCTTTGTCCAACCTAGTTGGTTCCTGGCCGTGTTTCTGACTGTTTTAGCTGCTCTAGGTCTTGCTTGCCTAGGACTGGTTTTAGCCCAGCTTCTTTCCAGCCAAAATCCATTCTTTTTGGTTTTAGTAGCACCATTAAGTGGTATATTCTACTGGCGTCAATCCGGGAGAATTGAGAAGGTATTAATCAAAATGGAGTTTCGCCAAAATGAACAACACCCCTCAAGTATAATCACTGTCATTGGTCACCGAGATGAACTCGCAGAGTTAAAAAGGGCTTTACAACTGAAAATTGTCGATTGA
- a CDS encoding DUF3155 domain-containing protein, which translates to MARRRKRKSRRRQEGRRILENVPQYSIESGEDKPVTAARKFIHAEGILPPALLLVKRNEHTTDRYFWAEKGLFGAQYVEENHFLFPSLRMLETPASAELVNLANR; encoded by the coding sequence TTGGCAAGGAGACGTAAAAGAAAAAGCCGTCGTCGTCAGGAAGGACGACGGATTCTGGAAAATGTGCCTCAGTACAGCATAGAAAGCGGCGAAGACAAACCAGTGACAGCAGCGAGAAAGTTTATTCACGCTGAAGGTATCTTGCCTCCTGCCTTGCTATTAGTAAAAAGGAACGAACACACCACAGACCGTTATTTTTGGGCGGAAAAGGGTCTGTTTGGTGCTCAATACGTAGAAGAAAATCATTTTTTGTTCCCTAGCTTGAGAATGTTGGAAACTCCAGCTAGTGCAGAACTAGTGAATCTGGCAAATCGCTAA